Proteins from one Desulfonema limicola genomic window:
- a CDS encoding ATP-binding protein has product MKNLQNLPIGNSSFEVIRQNNLLYVDKTRHIFKLADEGMYYFLSRPRRFGKSLTISVLKCLFQGKKELFKGLWIAENTDWEWKEHPVILIDFNEISHNTSENLEKGLIYNLNDTAACYNINLEKSLLKERFKELILSLYQKTGMTVVILVDEYDCPIISHLGKDSKALETAKQNRDILKHFFGTIKGGDVSNVIRFVFLTGVSKFSRVSIFSELNNLYDLTMNRHYAEMLGYTQQEIETCFTGYIEKFAQEYNQSPDYIINQLKNYYNGYRFSEKDVRVYNPFSVLKSLHEQAFKNYWFETGTPAFLVNLLKEKNWYLPKIEDIKATEAVFSVYDLDDLKPEALLFQTGYVTIKDIRSRLYSFGYPNQEVKTAFLETLLHSFAKGVTDRSRFVFLAEYLFSEDMEKFIETMQSIFASIPYTIESKRDEAYFHTIFYLMVCASGVNAQSEVLTCDGRIDLAVEFPDKVYIIEFKCGQSAEKALEQIKENQYAQKYKSSGKKIFFMGINFDMEKRNISQWKLEK; this is encoded by the coding sequence GGCAATTCATCATTTGAAGTTATCCGTCAGAACAACCTGCTTTATGTGGATAAAACCAGGCATATTTTCAAGCTGGCAGACGAGGGCATGTATTATTTCCTTTCCCGCCCCCGCAGGTTTGGCAAATCCCTGACAATCTCAGTTCTTAAATGTCTTTTTCAGGGGAAAAAAGAGCTTTTCAAAGGCTTGTGGATTGCTGAAAACACTGATTGGGAATGGAAAGAACATCCTGTTATTTTAATTGATTTTAACGAAATCAGCCATAACACATCTGAAAACCTGGAAAAAGGTCTGATATATAATCTTAATGATACTGCAGCCTGTTATAATATTAATCTTGAAAAATCATTATTAAAGGAACGATTCAAGGAACTTATTTTGTCTTTATATCAAAAAACAGGAATGACGGTTGTTATCCTGGTTGATGAATATGACTGCCCCATTATCTCCCACTTGGGGAAAGACAGCAAAGCCCTTGAAACTGCAAAACAAAATCGTGATATTTTAAAGCATTTCTTTGGAACCATAAAAGGCGGGGATGTTTCCAATGTAATAAGATTTGTATTTTTAACAGGCGTATCCAAATTCAGCAGGGTATCAATATTTTCAGAACTTAATAACTTGTACGATCTGACCATGAATCGTCATTATGCAGAAATGCTGGGCTATACCCAGCAGGAGATTGAAACCTGTTTTACAGGCTATATAGAAAAATTTGCACAGGAATATAATCAAAGCCCTGATTATATTATAAACCAGCTTAAAAATTACTATAACGGCTACCGTTTTTCAGAAAAAGATGTCAGGGTCTATAATCCTTTTTCTGTGTTAAAATCCCTTCATGAACAGGCTTTTAAAAACTACTGGTTTGAAACCGGAACCCCGGCTTTTTTGGTGAACCTTCTGAAAGAAAAAAACTGGTATCTGCCAAAAATAGAAGACATCAAGGCAACAGAAGCAGTGTTCAGCGTGTATGATCTTGATGATTTAAAACCAGAAGCTCTGCTTTTCCAGACAGGATATGTTACCATCAAGGACATAAGAAGCCGTTTATACAGCTTCGGGTATCCCAACCAGGAGGTAAAAACCGCATTTCTTGAAACCTTGCTGCATTCATTTGCAAAAGGAGTTACAGACCGCTCCCGCTTTGTTTTTCTTGCCGAATACCTTTTTTCAGAAGATATGGAAAAATTTATTGAGACCATGCAGTCAATCTTTGCCTCCATTCCATACACCATTGAAAGCAAAAGGGATGAAGCATATTTCCACACCATTTTCTATCTCATGGTCTGCGCCTCAGGCGTTAATGCCCAAAGCGAAGTCCTGACCTGTGACGGCAGGATTGATCTGGCAGTTGAATTTCCAGACAAGGTTTATATTATTGAATTTAAATGCGGACAAAGTGCGGAAAAAGCTTTGGAACAGATAAAAGAAAATCAGTACGCTCAAAAATATAAATCATCAGGAAAGAAAATATTTTTCATGGGAATTAATTTTGATATGGAAAAAAGAAATATTTCCCAGTGGAAATTGGAAAAATAA